Part of the Etheostoma cragini isolate CJK2018 chromosome 8, CSU_Ecrag_1.0, whole genome shotgun sequence genome, ATTAAGTTTCTTACTAAACTGACAGAatttaatacaaatgtaatgtGGCTGGAAataaaattgcacttttttccTAATTTGTACATTATCAATATAGTTGTCCCCAAACATGCATATATCTGGATAATTGAATGCAGTCCAGTACCATAGACCTCCAAAAATACTACACATGAAATTATCATTTGATGTTGAGAGAGGTGCTGATTTAATTCTGGTCGTGTTTGTAGCTGTAACATCTGGTGTTGGGTTGCTTTGGTTAGGTGTAACCTAATAtttctgaaacaaaacattgttaCTTGTCTATATTAAACGTTGGTTTAGGAAATTaaaaaattccagcagcagttttaacaaaaaaaaagataaaaagacagtataaaacaataacaataagaacattcgtcaaataaaggcaaaacagACCATAAATTATCATTAAGGTGTCattgttgagtccagtgttaaagtgataaaggGACCAGGTGTTAATGTaagtccgtgtgtgtgtgtgtgtgtgtgtgtgtgtgtgtgtgtgtgtgtgtgtgtgtgtgtgtgtgtgtgtgtgtgtgtgtgtgtgtgtgtgtgtgtgtgtgtggtgctctCTGATACGATTAGTAAATCAATCgattgtgaggatttgctgttaGGTTTTGGTCTGTTGATCAGACAACtcaagaaaacatttaaaagtgttcTCTTGGGCTTTTATGAAATTTAAACTGGCTTTTTTGTAGCCTGGATACCGGCCGAAATTAGAACCActcacaacatttgaggtcccaaagttcggtctggacttgatccgttgtggagcaactttGTTCGAACCAGAACTGTTCGGACCAATCAAACTGTCAGAATggggttgaatttgtttacaacaaagacgGCTGCCGCTAGAGAActgagatgtgtagattccgTTCCTTCTACAGGATTCAGCAAAAGTTCAACATACATCACATACtccattgctctgattggttgtaggtctatccaagtgagtgcagaggcattttctttcctggttcggTTGAAATGCGCCCCATAATCTCCGCCCAATGGAGCAGTAACAGACTCATATTCTGCCTAGAATCTCAGTATGATGACGTCAGGCCAtcttttttcactgtttgttcTGAATTTTATAGGGTAAACAATTATTGACTATTTAAATACTTGTTAGTTGGAACCCTAAAGACAACAGAACAGAGTTCTCTGACACAGTCTTAAAAAATACTatgataaaaaacataaaagcgGGATTCATTGCAGTGTTGTTGCTTCACATTGTATAGAAGCTCACTTGTATTTTGTCATGATTCACTTGAAATGATGCACAAAGGAGCACATTTATGGATTATCTGAAATGGCATTGCAGTGCTGTGAATGAACTGAGgcttcttttattatttaaagtataTGCAATtaacaactttttcttttagccCCTTGGGACATCCAAAGCAGTTTTTCCAATCACCAATTTTGTTGTTCTGTCCTGGTCACTGATGTGGTCCTAGTGGTGAAGACCCAGAGTTTCTTCAGACATGTCCGTGAGGGAATCCTTTAACCCCGAAAGCTATGAGCTGGACAAGAACTTCAGACTCACACGCTTTGCTGAGCTCAAGGGCACAGGCTGCAAGGTTGGCTTTCCTTCTGCCTTGGATGCATTATTGTTTGTGTATAACTATACAAATTAATACATATTCTGCCAGATAAGAAATAGGACGTAAAAATGATAATGGTGGTTATTGTCTTTGGTTACAGGTGCCCCAAGATGTGTTACAGAAGCTGCTAGAAACCCTTCAGGAGAACCACTATCAAGAGGATGAACAGTTCCTGGGGGCTGTTATGCCCCGATTAGGTAGTTAAGATCTTCACATATACAGcactataataaaaaatatgttacaaAGTGCTTAACAATGATATGCCGTAAACTGATTCACGATTTTGGAAGGAAATTAccttttttgtatcattattctcatttccgttgaaaagtattaaaatgattacagtgtgatttttgcaagaATCTTTACCGaacatagtttttttctttagtctggaGGATAGGATTTTGTAGGCCTGGTCTCCGCAGCgccacaatacttaattcagaatggGTCTGGAGATATCTGAAGATCCGCTCTGTAGTTAAATCTATAGTAGGCAACATGTTGgcaaacatttaataataatatttccgcatattgtaattcaagtgctCTGAGAGAAAACTATCCTTCTGCATCTTCCCTTGACTCTattttcaggctttagaaaatctagCCCGTGACGGGAGACTTTGGCCGATGACAGGTTATTTCAGAGTTCCTGTTGGCTGTTGTGCGCATGCATACATGCAACACAGAGCTGAAGGAAGAGATCTCACTCTTCTTCAAATTGTGGCATATTTTAGTTTCTACGCACTGCGGCTTTACGAATTTGTACAGTACCATAGCATGAAACTCTTCAAAATATCACAGACAGtgctcttttgttttgaaggcaTAGGAATGGACACATGTGTGATCCCTCTCAGACACGGAGGCCTTTCTCTCGTCCAGACAACAGATTATATCTACCCCATTGTGGATGACCCCTACATGATGGTATGGATCTCCTCTTTTATGGCTATTACTTTTGACCCATCATTGTCCTATTAATTATACATTCAGTACATGTGACAAATTGCAGGGTGCCACAGTTATAATTCTTTGTCTATATTATTAGTTGTGACACAGGTTTACTTTACACACCAACCCACACCAATTTTCAGTATTTCTTATTTCTAGGGAAGAATTGCTTGTGCCAATGTTTTAAGTGACCTGTACGCCATGGGAGTAACAGAGTGTGACAACATGTTGATGCTTCTGGGAGTCAGCAACAAAATGTCAGAGAAGGTAAGAGGCATGTCAGTTGATGCGTGTAATTTAGGATCTTGTTTGGAAACAACTGTAAATAACCACAACCAAATACACCCataatagaaatataaaagcaaaaaattaaaaacatgttacttAACAGTAATTAGAGAGAAATGTTTTGtaataattcattattattattgttttagtttttttgttgctcccCACTCtgctctatctatctatttattcattcattcatttattcattcattcccTGGGTCTTCACAGGAGAGGGACAAAGTCATGCCACTAATCATCCAGGGATTCAAGGATGCATCAGAGGAGGCAGGCACATCTGTAACAGGCGGACAGACAGTGCTCAATCCCTGGGTGGTGATGGGAGGAGTTGCTACAACAGTCTGCCAACCCAACGAGTTTATCATGTAAGAATTAGTTCCACACTGCATATTTACGTACTTGTGTATAATTTGTTTGTATATTGTGCtataagtaaaaaaatcatgatgATGCCGTGTTTGCTTTTTCTCAGGCCAGACAATGCAGTGCCAGGCGACGTGTTGGTGTTGACCAAGCCACTTGGAACACAAGTGGCCGTTGCAGTACACCAGTGGCTAGATATTGTAAGTCCACCTCCCCACtcatgaatcattttttttggaCACTTCTGTTTTTAGAATACACACCAATGCCGttctctgtaaatgttttttttattgctcagCCTGAGAAGTGGAACAAGATTAAGCTGGTGGTAACCCAGGAGGATGTAGAGCTGGCCTACCATGAAGCCATGATGAACATGGCTCGGCTCAACAGGACAGGTAAAAGCTCTATGAATGTGTGCACATACTTGATTTTCAGTCTTAacagaattttttatttttttattttttttgttaattagtATGTGAATCTGGGCATAACTACATCAGCAACCTCTGCAGCAGCTTAGCTGTGTTGCACCCTCAGGCTACGTAGATTCTGcttataatgtaaaatatatgcTAAATAAATTCTGGGAAAactttaaaatactaaaaaataacATGCATAGTACAGCTTCATGCttgcattaaacacaaaatatatttaaggaATGTTTTTTGATGCACACAATGTTTGGCCTACAATGAGTGACAGCCTTTGTGAATATTTGCACAAactgaatattaaatatatgtttatacCACAGAGTAGTCTTCAACCGGTTAAACAGAGTTGTGCACATCCCTTATCAACCATCAAATCATCCAAATGCCCTTCtaagtgtctctctctcactccgtTTGTCTTTGCTCGTAGCGGCTGGTCTCATGCACACCTTCAATGCTCATGCAGCAACCGACATCACAGGGTTCGGCATCCTTGGCCATGCTCAGACGTTGGCACGGCAACAACGAAGTGAGGTGTCATTTGTGATCCACAACCTCCCAGTGCTCGCCAAGATGGCCGCCGTTTCCAAGGCCTGTGGGAACATGTTTGGACTCATGCACGGCACCTGCCCTGAAacatcaggtgtgtgtgtaaatacatggctctgttgttttctttcttccttaaccattgtatattttgaatgtatAGGTCACAGTATATGGCACATTTGTAGAGTGAGACCAAATGCTTTGCAggtcaataaaaacaaataacaaaatgcCAGACTGATGCATTGTTCTGAGGGCCACAACAACTAAGATACATTCACCCTAGCTGGAGGGATGCCACAGTAAGAACATTTCCCACCGGTTAATAAACTCGTAACAACACCGGTGTTGCCAATTACCCTGGACATTTCACAAGAAATATATTTGTCCTCAACGGTCAATATCTGTAACATGCAGTGCAGCTGTCCCAGGCTCTGCAGCGGCCGCCCAAGTTTACAGTTTACAGATGGCCTCAATAACATGATCAGGGTCCCTAatagtgtttgttttaaatctgaaatattGCCAATTTGGGGCttttgcttttctctttgtAAACTCTCCTATCTAAGGGACTCCTGCCACTCTGTGCTGCTTTAAGGAGCAGACACTTTCAGTTTATAATTGTAGCGTTTGGAGCAGAGTTTGGAGTCGGACTGATTGAATATTTTCCATTCACGACCGACCTGTGGTCCAGCCGCACCACGGAGCCGTACATAAGTCTCACTGTGCCCTATATTGTAATGAATCTCTGAATATTGTTACGATGCATTTTCccatgacttttattttgacatgtttaaaaaaatatttaaattaatattatcTCAAAATGTGATATGGCAATGTCACCTTTTGTCAATATCGTGCACCCCTAATcaacgcacacaccaacacacaagtataaactcCAGACCACTTAGGAAGGATATGAAGAAAACTCTGCACGGAGCCTCTGCAGAACCATACATTATGCTTAGGCATTGATAACACACATAGTATTCTACAACCAAGTTTTAGTCGGTGAACCCGGACACTGATACGCAAAATTAAGCTAATTGggttttatttctataaaaacaaaacaacactgggGGCGGTGGGCAAGTAATCTAACCGGTGTTACCCGACCACTGTGTAACACCAGAACCACTGACCACAGTGCACTGCAATTTTTACAGACATATTTGTTCAGTCAGAGTTTGTCTAATTGGGTCAAGATTTGTCTTACTCAACATAGAGAGAGGCCATTATAGAAagcaaaaatgtcacagtaatgTACCCTAAGATTATGTCTTAGTATAGATTAAAGTTTGACTGAAGGTAATTTGTATCTTTTTGTAACTATGCTTATCCAATCCTTTAAACCCAATTTGTataattgttttggtttgaaatgaaatgatatgTCCAAGTTGAAACAAGTAAAGGGAGAATAAGCCTGGACTGAGAATTGAGCCCCAAGGGACACAAAGAGGAACTCTAATGGCGTTTTCCCactacatggtacctgctcgactctactcgccttttttggttttccattacaaaaaaagtactttttagtaccacctcagtcgaAGTTCCGAGtgagctgaggcaataccaaaaggtgatgttaaaacctgcagactactgattggacGGAAAGaattgtcactaatcactgcattatcattgctagcgacaaaCAGGGGTGTCCCGCCGTGTTTATGTAGTGTATCccgcagtgtttttttttggcctaTAGCgtcttttgaaaaaataaattgtcttCTGGCcatggcaacagccacatgccgagaatcaaaaacaacacaccttcgacgttctGTATATGTGTAGGTAGGTCACGGCAGGAGGACAGtccaaggagcactgtgcacCGCGGTAGAGCCGAGTCGAGCATTTAccataaaatggaaaaatgccaaaaaagacCATCAGTCAGAAAGATAGGATGAAACCCTCTGCACTGGAGCACCATTTAATGCCTCCAGGGTCTGTATCTTAGGACAACAATAATGCGATCAACATCAGTACCACAGGCAGCACTTAGATCCAGCAGTAAGAGAGATAAGCACTTAACAGCATCActacacattaaaaacataatttgagaCCCTTGTGACTTGACTTCTTTTACTTTATAGGAGGCCTGCTTATCTGTCTGCCTCGGGAGCAGGCTGCCCGCTTCTGTGCCGAGATCAAATCCCCAAAATACGGCGAGGGCCACCAAGCGTGGATCATCGGGATTGTAGAGAAAGGAAACCGCACTGCTCGCATCATAGACAAACCACGGATCATAGAGGTGGCACCACAAGCAGCCACGCAGAATGTCAACCCAACTCCCGGTGCAACTTCTTAATCCCCCTTTGCGGCATCATAGACCAGAAGCCCAATGCTCTGCTGAGTGTTTTTAGACACATAAACTACAAAACCATCCTAGAGTCTTGAAACATATACACAACATAGTATGTACACAGAAAAGACTGGGTTGGCGTGTATCTACATGAAAAACAGCCCCACACAGTGGCCCAAGGGGCATGTCATCACCTAGTGGACTCAACCTGCAGTATCCCCATGATAAAAATTGGTAAGAATTAGAGCATACCTAAAGTCCATTTGCCTTTCATGTCTGATGTATTCTGTtatgttaaatgtgtgtgattggcaGCCAGCTTCTGATAAGAGagtgacgatgatgatgatgattatgatgatgaagacaataatgtaataattgttgATTCGTTTTGAATCTAAAGAAGCCTGGTGTCTGTTGCCTCTTAGGGTCTTTTAAAATTGCGCTCATCAAGCAAGCTGACGGCgtgatggtgttttttgtttgtccatTCACTTTGTACAGTTATAAAGCCTAGTTTTAGTTCATTGCTGTAACTGATGCCTTGAAAGAAACAGAGTGCAACCAgaatggtttgttttttattactttgactttttgtattgTCCCCACCTCAActaataaatattcaaatagaAGAAAGTTTGGTTTTGCTCACTCTTTGGGAGCTGCATTCTTGTTAATGTCAGAATCCGATCTGAAATGATCTACTTGGATCATAAAACTGCAGAttctttttacataaacaatTCATGTTGCCTCATTTTGCATTAACCTGAAGTCagagaaaaactgttttaaagtcataaagacaaagaaatgggCATACCCCTCAGGAGATGACCCTTCAACCTTCTGCGTTCCCAACATGTTGTCAAATTTAAGGTAATACGGTATATAGCgtttgcaaaaatgtaaaaagcagTCTGGGTTAACATCAAGTACTCTAATCAGTGAgtttgttgcctttttcatGATCTGGTGCATTTCATTTGGCACTTAATGTTGCTGCGAGCAGTGTGACTTACTGTTACGAAGCTTCCAGCTGAATAAAGTGcagattgtttctgtttatccTAAGTGATGAATCTGGAAGGCCTATGTAAATGTTCATATGGAGATCAGGAACATGATATGACCTCCACCCCACCTCTTAAAATAAACCTCTCTTATAATATGATGTTTTTCTGTGCCTATTtcaaattctttatttttgaatatACGGTTGTTTATATGTAAAGAATAGAAAAATTGTGTGATTAATTCATTTCTAGTGATTTGTAggactacattttaaatttggcaAAAGTCACAGATggtacattttatgtaattgaTATATAAGGACAACTTCATTTGAACAGCTTGCATGTAACAAAGAATAGTTTCAAACAGTACTGAGTTCTTTAAGCAGACATTTACGATGACATTagctttatttacagtatatggcaTACACtgacaaaaaggagaaagaaacaaacattgaaagaTTGAGTCTTTCCCTCAGCACCAAATCAACAACTCTGGAAGGTACaatataaaatagaaataaattagAGTAGTAACACTTTGCTTTTAGTCTGGCTGGGTAGCCAGCTTATACGGTGTGACCCacttaaaaggaaaaagattCTAAGTGCAACCTGTCACcataactttgttttgttttaattgctgAAGCATGACAAAGAGACTCAGGTTGTATGTGAGCCAAATCCAGCATACCACTCATCCCAATGTCTGTTATATGTGCTTTTTCCCATTTTCCAGCTGTACATGCTCAGTGTGCTCTACCGTCTTCTTATCATTTTCAGGCTTGAAAAGTGCTTGGATATCCAACATGGCCCGCCCAATGTGCTGACCAAATTGGAATGAGTCCTGCAGGTCACACCAATAGttaatgacagagagagaaatactgtTGCATTTTGAAAGATAGCATAAACGGCATACACATGAAGCTATGCAAATCTCTTTGTGCTCTTACTGTGTCAGGACTGGAGAACTTGCTGGAGATGTGGAATGTGATGAGGTTTTCCCCAACAATTATATAAGACACACCATAACCATCATCAGCTACCTAGTTGTAGACAAAAGATGCTATTATATTACTGCACAAAACATTTCCAGATCCCTGTGTAACATGTGCttatttctgaaaaataaaataatttaactcACTGGGCCAAATCCACCACCAGCACCCACATATTTAGGGAACTTATTGATGTCAACTAAATTAAGCTGCTGCTGCGGAGTTTGGCTGGTAGACAACTTCCAGGGCTCCGAAAGCACCTAAAAGCAAATATATTATGGCAGATAAGTAAGTAGAAGGTTGTGATGGGTAAGTTAAGAGAAAAAATGTGAATCGGAAACCATTAAAACGATTGAGAGATGACAAAGGATGATGGTTCTTACCTTTTTAAGGAATGGCGAGTCGACACCAAGGTATTTGGACACAATGTAGAGACAGAAGAGGTGACGGTCGATACCAGAACCAGTCATGGCCAGACGATACATGTTTTGATGCTTATCTGCTGCCTTCCGAAACAGGGCAAGTCTCTGGGCATtctgatcacaaaaacaaccGGCACAAAAGAATATCATCCAGGTTTatacattaacacattaacatgaCCCTATCTTTGTCAATGCAAGTTCAATTCAACCCTGCCAGAACATCACAGTTCAAACTCCAGGGTGTTGATGAAAGTGAAGCCAGGCAGCtagtgttttttcatgtttttactgtttgtagTTTGAGTGTTTTGCTTTGGGTTGTTGTGTTTTCCGTGCTTGCCTGGCACGGACACTGAGGAATCCTCCAAACACAACTGAGGCGCGTCTCCTAATCACGGGAGAGATTAGCATATCTTTCCAAACAAACCGGGCAGCATGTCCTAATGAGGAATAAGTTATTTGCAAGATTGAAGAACTTGGTGTTTAGCTGGGAAAGAGCAGGCAGAGTGAGCTGTTGAAATGACCTGGGGTGGTGGAGAACTAGGCCTATACAGAAACACGTAAACAACCGGTAAATTGTGTTTACGTGTTAGAAGTCCTTTTTTTATCAACTACATTTCCACTAATGTACATTTTAAGGGCGGAACTTTGAGTTCAACATTGGGGTGTAgtctaattatatatatttatacatatacacacaatttTTTTCCCTGGCTCTAAATGAAGCTTTTTGGGGAAACACATGAAAGTGGGGGGTAGGATATTTTCAGCTTCAAAcccattttctgcattctgatCTTTTTTATGCACTAATTTATGTTGGAAATACCATCATTTATGAGAGGGATAATacaagtaacattttaaagtatacAAAAATAATGGAATTTAAGGCAGTAAGGAGGCTTTTACATTAGGGACCCGGGCCCCGGATCCTAAAGTTGATCCCAAAGTTCTGCTCGTCTTTATGGTTAGCATcaggtgcaaaaaaaaaagtaccaaaacaCTCCAGCTgcagcataaaaaaaaagtccatatAAAAGaccattttaaaactaaaaccaTCTGGATACGTATATTACGCCTGAGGATCTAAAGGAGCTAAATGTCTACTTTGTGACACGGACATGCAGAGACATATTGCCTCTAGGTCCTGGTGACAAAGTCCTGAGCCAAACAAATGTGACCTCTCACCCTATTAAAGTGTGCCCTTTTGTACTTTCAACAGTAAGTGTGCAGATGCACACCATGTCACAAATTATGAATTTGTAAGCCTGATATTTAACACTACATGGGCCTAGTATGTCCAAAGTCAAATTactctgcaaaaacaaaaatgaagtcTTTACTCCGGTTTTGGACTTCAGCCTGGCTGGAACCACCTTTTATTCCATTGTTACAAATTCATGGCGACCCACAGAACTTAATTTAACTGAAATGGTTTAATGTTGTTGTATGTTCCGATTTATTTgaagtagttttttttggtgtggGGTTGTGTTCAGCTTACTGTTGCACCTGCATCCTCCATGGCTCTGACAAATTCAACAGCCTCAGAAGTGCAGGAGCGTACCGTCTCTGTCCGACCGTCTCTGAACATGCGAGTCATTGATGACTCGTACGTCAGACAAAACACTCCCTGGTCCTAAAAAGCAGATGGATTTAAGTAATTTAGTGATGGTGGATCATATAAACAAACTTCCAAAAGACAACATTAAGCAATAATGGGTAAACTTTGAGAATAACCATCAATAATAAAcggtaaattgatagttaaagtgattatatgtaattttttaatgtttctcaAACTGTGTAATGTTTGATCTGTTGATCATGAAtaacctgtaacagcaaacgagactaacagtgaaaagaatgcCCGGTTAGATTTTTTCCACAAAGTCACAACATGATTTAGGCTACAGCAG contains:
- the sephs1 gene encoding selenide, water dikinase 1, with the translated sequence MSVRESFNPESYELDKNFRLTRFAELKGTGCKVPQDVLQKLLETLQENHYQEDEQFLGAVMPRLGIGMDTCVIPLRHGGLSLVQTTDYIYPIVDDPYMMGRIACANVLSDLYAMGVTECDNMLMLLGVSNKMSEKERDKVMPLIIQGFKDASEEAGTSVTGGQTVLNPWVVMGGVATTVCQPNEFIMPDNAVPGDVLVLTKPLGTQVAVAVHQWLDIPEKWNKIKLVVTQEDVELAYHEAMMNMARLNRTAAGLMHTFNAHAATDITGFGILGHAQTLARQQRSEVSFVIHNLPVLAKMAAVSKACGNMFGLMHGTCPETSGGLLICLPREQAARFCAEIKSPKYGEGHQAWIIGIVEKGNRTARIIDKPRIIEVAPQAATQNVNPTPGATS